Sequence from the Helianthus annuus cultivar XRQ/B chromosome 13, HanXRQr2.0-SUNRISE, whole genome shotgun sequence genome:
tttttttttggaaaatgcccaaagcacaatgtacaactcaTGATGCACTACAAAGTTGCTtctttatatatggaataatgcCACCTAGCTTTAAGCATCGAACCGTAACAACGAAAAAGTACataataatttaaataaattaGGAGAATATaagtaaaaactaaaaaaaaaatatatagaaaaTATAAGTTAAAACTACAACAACAACCGTACCCAATATATCCCACTAATAGCAGAGCTAGTGGAAGGGTTAGGGGAATGTGAGATGTAGGCAAACTTTAACTCTATACATGGGAGTAGAAAGACTGCTTCCAGAAAGACCCATGACTCAAAAACAAAAGCATACGAACAAACAGACGTGATACAAGCAGAAAAAGCGAGTACCATAGTGAAATAAAACTACCAAATAGCCACGGGGTGAACATATACTACATAGACATTTATAGCATTATAAAACAACCCATGCAGATGTTATCACAATCGTATATTAATTCCAACCTTAACCCAAAACTAGGCTACCTATAAGGGCACACGAGGCGGATACGTTATTTACCGTGATACAATAGTATCACTCGTGGAACACCGCCGCCTCCATGTTTATCACGAGTTATAGGAATAACTCGTTGAATGTATAACGCGTTGAACTTGATCAAATGAACGTGTATTACTTGTACATTGggtattaatacttgtacattgaaATCCCATGACTAGTAATACCaccccctacatttctatcactagtgatagaatattgggtgatgacatggcatgatttgattggatagtgggagtgatagaaatccatcactagtgaccacccctcctcccctaaGTCATACCTTAGTAGTCTTTGGCATTCATCCATTAGTTAGGTGCATTTTATCAAGATGACACTATTAAATCTTCCTTTCTTTAACATTGTATATAAAGTGTTATAAGATTTactaatttttcttgtaaaaaaCATAATCTTAACCTGAATATAGTTGTTACAGTTTAACTCGAACACAATAAGATAATCCGTTTATATAAAAGGGTCAACTAGTTATAAATAGGTCGATATCAAGTTGTGAATAGATTTAAGGGTATAAAAGACTAAAAGGATCGTTATAAAGTTGTAAACAACTTAAACAAGTCATCAAAGGGTTTACACGTTGAATTTAAAATTGTATTCTTTTTTCATATAATTTTAAACTAGCTAACGGGATAACCTGTTTATTTAAACTCAACCCGAATACATGTGCTAAAACTTCGTTATTTTCGTGGTGTGCTAACATTACTGCTATATTTTACTATTTTGCTTCTTTAAAAGTATTTTTGTGTTAGGCTATCAGGTGTGCTCTCCCATCCTCTATGTCGTCATCCCCGTAAAGGGGGATGGTGTTCCCCTTCCCCCGACCTCATTTTCCCTCCAATCTCAACCATACATTTCATCAATTTCATCAAAGATCAATCGAGGAGGACGGGGGAATCCTCCCAATTTCACCGAACCCCGATGGAGGGGGCGGTGTTCCCCATTGGTACCGACGCCACGTAGGCTTCCTGACCCTCTTCCCACACCCTACAACCTTATTATTAAAAAATCTAAAAGAAGTCTAGTTAAACTTAAGATAGTCTTTAAAGCTAAAAGCTTGATATCTAGGTTCccctttgaaaaagaaaaagtaTTTCTAAATGGAACATCTTAAGAAACAACTTAATAGAAAGAACCTTTTTAATTATATGGGATAAATCCTTTAAGATTACATAAACAAATAACTATGAAAACTATCTAAAACAAAATGATTTTTAGCACCTTTTGAATTCATAATCTGTActtcaaaaacaatgttttttttacatcataATATAGCCAACAAATCTCTGTGCAGCCTTTCACAAAGCTTTCAAGAATGAACTCATATGTATAACCAAATCTGCAACTGTACATCATGTAGCATTCCATTTTATATCAACATGTATCATCCCATTTCGCGAGTTAATAAGATGGTACTTCTCGTTAATACGACTATTATAAACAACATCCACTAGATTAATATCAACATGCCCCAAAGCTTCCTGCATATTATAACattatttcttaaaaaaaataacaaataaatcaTCTCAACATTTGTTCTTGAAAGTTATGGTTTACCTTTGAAGATCCAAATCCAAGCTTATGCTTTCGCTTGCTTATTACTTCGATATGAATAACGTCCTCAAAAGGAGCTTCATCTAACATAAACTGAAATTCTTCATTCCAACTTGGATCCCGAGTTTTCTTCAGTATCTGTCGTAAAAAGTCAACCAAGTCAACAGTCAAACTACTGATTCCATGGTATCTAGTTATCTACAAGTGTAAACTAGTGAAATCACCTTTGTTTTACGTTTATCTCCTTTGAAAACGACTAAAGCGAAAGGGTTGTTGTGGTGTTTCCCTTCGACGCTTTTTGCACTGATTATTGTCACTGTAAGTAATCCTGCTCGGTTAACAAATGAGCTCCTGAGTTTTTTAGAAACCGTTTGTTTCCTCATATAGAGGTCAATAGGCCCGTTGAGACTCGCGGTGTCGTCCACAAAAGGAACAAACGTTAATTCCACCGTTATACTCCCTCTTGGCTTCCTGTTCCGGGGATCATTGGAATCTAGATTTTTGACTAAACCAATAGTCAACTCCTTCTTTTCGTTCGGTTTTAGCACCATCAATGGGATAACTTGCATTCCTAATTTGTCATGAAGCCCAACCTAGAAGCAAAATCATGCAAAAAAGACATTTAGATGCAAATAATGTTGATATGCAACTTTAAATTTTACTCTTGAGTAAAAAGCCATTTTCGTCtatgaggtttggccagttttgcgactttcgtccaaagctttgtttttccgcatctggatccaaaaggtttgaaatcttgccctTTTCATCCGCCTCGTTAACTCcttccatttttctccgttaagtcaggggtatttccatctttttgttaacttaaagggcaatttaaTCTTTTTCAGAGGTATtcagtctttttacataaagtgaaaaagatcgaattgccctttaagtttaaaaaaaaaacagaaatacccctgacttaacggagaaaatggatggagttaacgagccggacgAAAACAACAAGATTTCAAAcattttggatccagatgcagaaaaacaaacctttggacgaaagtcacaaaactagctaaacctcagggacgaaaatggcattttactcttttaatCTCGGAAAGTACTATGTTTGATCATGGAATAATAAACTCACCTTTTCCCAGTCGAATACATGTAATTCAAGAACTTGAGACATGTGATCGTTTACAGTAAGTTTGAATTCTTCGTTCCACTCGGGGTTCAAATTTTTAGGTTTTACGGAAGTTTTCTTAGAAGGAATAATCCTCCCTCCACTAAGCTTGAGCTTAACATATGGATCAGAAGACCCGAGTAAATCCATCTTCAAAAGGTCACTTGCGCGTACAACTTTCACGTGCAGTATACCCACCGGTTTGTTCGCTGCTCCACTATACCAAGATCATGATTACCAAATGTTTATATATAGATTTTCTTGATCCATGTTTAAGTTAATGATGTATTAATGAAAATCTTATTAGAGCTTACGTGGAAGCATCAAGAACCGGTATTTCTAGAGACTGAGGCCATAGATAAAGACTAGCAACATATTTCTTGATTATGTTCTGCCATCAAACCAATATTTACGCTGATTTAGTCAATAAACTTTAGAGTAAAtatccattttgctccctgtggtttggtcactttaacggttctgccccaaacctttcaaaatagccattttactccctggtCTATGAAGGCTTTCATGATTTTGCTCCCCGCCACTAAACGTCATCCATTTTAACAGTTAAAGCCTGTCACGTGCAAAACACCTGAGGAACAATTATGTCTTTTTTATGTTATGCAGTTTATTTTGGTCTTGTTTATATTATGCAGGTTTGATTTGGCCTTGTTTTGGACTTCTTTATGATATGCAGGTGTTTTGCACGTAACAGGCTTTAACTGTTAAAATGGATGACGTTTAGGGGCGGGGAGCAAAATCATGAAGGCCTTcgtagatcagggagtaaaatggctatttttaaaggtttggggcaaaaccgttaaagtgaccaaacgaCAGGGAGCAAACGAAAGTTTACTCTAAACTTTACTATTCAATTAACAAAAAAATGGAGCACCTGAATGAACTGATAGAGTCCCGGGATTGCCATTAGATCACCCCCCATTACTTTCAACCCGAAATCTACGTCTGGCTAAACATATAAACAACAAACAATTCATCCAAATGTCACTATTTAAAAATACATTACTTATTCCAATGAAACAATACCTACCTTGTCTAATAAAGAGACGAAAATATTAGAAAAGCACGGGAATGTTGGCACAAATGGTTTCAGTGTTACCCGAACCGATGCACTTATTTGCATATCTATTAACTGAACTTTGATTGGTAGATAGAGAACGTTTAGAACGAGAATTATGTTGGGATTTCCAGCCCATTTAGCCGCTAGATCAAAGACGAGATTGTCCTCATTCATTTCATGTACCTTTATACCttcaaagttaaaaaaaatagcAACCTATAATCGTTATGCAAAGTTTCTGATTAAACTTAATATGGGGACtgggtagggatagtgtacattaattcagaagtgtgagaagtgtattataacactatatataacactatataacaccatataaacaccgtataacacaatgtaacaccatataacactatgtaacactatataacaatatataacactatacatctatcatagacatgctatcagacaaaatatagtgttatatttgttatatagtgttacatagtgttatacggtgtttatatggtgttatatagtgttatatatagtgttataacacacttctcacacttctggattaatgtacaggatcctctacctatggGGACTAATGATTAGTGAACATACCTTGAATTATAGGAGGAAGACTTCCAAATGTAAGGCGTTCAAAATCAATGGATCGTATAAAATACGTACCAATGTATTCAGAAAATATTGGTTCACACATGCTTTTGATCATACCACATATCGCCTATACAAGAATAAAATGAATGTGAGACAGGTTAAGTTCATGTACCTAACAAAGCGAAAAAAGTTTCATAACGTGTCCAAAATTTGTGTCACCTTATCAAGGTAAGGCCACATATCACGAATTACATCGTTCAACCAATCGACCTGCATAATCATAAAGAAATCATTTtgctttttattaaaaaataataatgaaATTAATAACGATGTGATGAGTAAGATTTAAAAATGCTTGAATTTAGTGCTCACTCGTTCATAGTCGGGGTGCTTTATCCATAGTGGAAGCTCCGGTAGAATATCAATCAACGAATCTTTATCAAAATCTCCGATCGGCCTAACGACTGGACTCTGCAAGTGCAAGTTAAGAAACCTCTAATTGAATATGTCAATACAATATTATAAACATGGTACAATATTATAATAAGATGAAAAATGTTGAATTTTAATGAGCAAAAGTAATCTTCTGCTTAGACAGCAATTTTCACTGagacattttatcaaacacctaacaCACATCTTAACAAAACTACAAGTTAATATAATCATGATCATGTTCTAACATTCATTAATCATACAAATTACAAAAAGCCACACAAGACATGATTAAACCTCACCCACCATACATACATAAACACTAATAAAAGTTTATTATTATTTCAAAAAACTAAACAACAGTTTATGAACAAATCAGTCACCTTGACATCTGTAGACTCTGTATGTCCAAAAACAAGAAAACCCAATGAAACACCAACAGGAATTCCAATAGCAAACCCTGTAATTCCCAACAAGCTACCCACAAAGCTCATCTTAATGATGATGTTTCATTTGGGTGattgaattgaattgaattgaaGTCGATGGTGGTGTTGAATGATAATATAAACAGAATGTTTGAATGATTGGTGTTAAAGGAAGATAAAGGCAATGGATTGACGGAATCAGTTAACGGGAAACAAAAgcgattgttgatgatgatgatgatgatgatgattaaatCTTTGTTTATGACTTGCAAGATTGAATTTTGAGATGGCTTAGCGTTAACGTAGTGCAGCATGAAACAAGATTAATGGGACAAAAATGGGCTTTTTCGAAAGTGTTAGAAAACAAAAAggtgaataataataatacaaaggGAGAAAGAAAGTGGATGTGTTAAGAAAGTTGTGTTTTCTTCCCTCAATAATATTATTTTCACCCCCTCAATCAGTTGCGAATCTTGACAACGAAGACAGGGGTCGAAAACggatatacctaaaaaattctatagaacctggggtcgaaaacgtatatacccaaaaatttctatacgaaaactacatatataacactactgagcgaaaagttcggggggtcaggCGTCCCCCGGCCCCTCTTAAGTTGTGCCCCTGCCCTCAATGTATAATGTGGTTTACCGTTTTGGCATTTGTAAATCTTAGATCCAACCTATGTGGTCAAAAGCCCTTCGGGTGCGCGCTTAGGCTCTCAGGCGACGCGAGGCATTGCCATCCATGTGCTACGGCCAACTTCTTGCAAGCTCCCGACTAGTTTCCGGGAGATTCCAGGCAACTCTTGAAAATTCAGGCAATTTCTTGCAAATTCTTAGTTGAAAGATTTAAAAATGTCCTGGAACCACGTTCCAGTGGAACTGTTCCAAAACATATCTAAAACCGCCAAAAATTGTATGTTTGTGATAAGCGATTTGTTTATCTCAGGACCCTGCTTATTAAGTGCCTTGTACCAAGGTCTAAAGCTAATTTAGGCCTTGAGTACGCCTTGCACTTTTGACAACTATGGATCCAACACCACTCATAAGTTGTTTTGAACCTAAGGGGTAGGATGTATAGAGCGTAAACGTTTGACCTTAACACACTCATTGGTTTTTAATCTTTATAACTTATGTTTCCAAGTCTTTAAtttatcataaaaaaaaaaacaaatagtctaaaactaaaattgaaaatgaaaaacaaTTAAGTTGTTTGATGTTAACCAATGGCGGATCTTGAACTTTTAAATAGGGAGGTCGGAGAAAAAATGGTGGTGGAGGGGGGGTTGATACTTTTAGAATTTTGGAAAATTTCGGTAAAATGTACTCTACGAAACGAAAAAACAAAAGGTGAAAGTCCCCTCGGAACCCGACTTAGATCCTCCCATGGTGTTAACAAAATGGTTGAAGAAAATCATGGGTTCACAATTTTAGGTTATTGAGAAGACAAAAGTAAAGAATGTAAGTGAAATAATAGAAAACTATAAGGATGGTTTGTATAAATATTTATAGATATTGGCGTGTCTAAAGCTTGGGAAATAAAAAATACAAAGTTGTGAAGGACTTCTTCTTCATGACCATTCAACACAACACGTTTCTTCATCGACTTTCAAACCTTAATTACTTGGAGATCTCAACAACACAATTATTCCTTTAGTTTAATATTTAATACACTTAGTCGGTGGCAGATTTTGATAGGTAAGATAAGTGTGACAATAAAGATTGTTTTTATCAAGTTATATGTATCTGACATTCGAGTGACATCATATATTTTCGGACAATAACATATGTAAATAATCCATGatgtttatgttatgtatgtTTCAGGAAGAAAAAGTTGAAAAATTTGCTCCggagaaaaaaaaaaacctctcgTTTGTGATGG
This genomic interval carries:
- the LOC110898339 gene encoding synaptotagmin-3 isoform X1, producing MSFVGSLLGITGFAIGIPVGVSLGFLVFGHTESTDVKRFLNLHLQSPVVRPIGDFDKDSLIDILPELPLWIKHPDYERVDWLNDVIRDMWPYLDKAICGMIKSMCEPIFSEYIGTYFIRSIDFERLTFGSLPPIIQGIKVHEMNEDNLVFDLAAKWAGNPNIILVLNVLYLPIKVQLIDMQISASVRVTLKPFVPTFPCFSNIFVSLLDKPDVDFGLKVMGGDLMAIPGLYQFIQNIIKKYVASLYLWPQSLEIPVLDASTGAANKPVGILHVKVVRASDLLKMDLLGSSDPYVKLKLSGGRIIPSKKTSVKPKNLNPEWNEEFKLTVNDHMSQVLELHVFDWEKVGLHDKLGMQVIPLMVLKPNEKKELTIGLVKNLDSNDPRNRKPRGSITVELTFVPFVDDTASLNGPIDLYMRKQTVSKKLRSSFVNRAGLLTVTIISAKSVEGKHHNNPFALVVFKGDKRKTKILKKTRDPSWNEEFQFMLDEAPFEDVIHIEVISKRKHKLGFGSSKEALGHVDINLVDVVYNSRINEKYHLINSRNGMIHVDIKWNAT
- the LOC110898339 gene encoding synaptotagmin-3 isoform X2, whose protein sequence is MSFVGSLLGITGFAIGIPVGVSLGFLVFGHTESTDVKSPVVRPIGDFDKDSLIDILPELPLWIKHPDYERVDWLNDVIRDMWPYLDKAICGMIKSMCEPIFSEYIGTYFIRSIDFERLTFGSLPPIIQGIKVHEMNEDNLVFDLAAKWAGNPNIILVLNVLYLPIKVQLIDMQISASVRVTLKPFVPTFPCFSNIFVSLLDKPDVDFGLKVMGGDLMAIPGLYQFIQNIIKKYVASLYLWPQSLEIPVLDASTGAANKPVGILHVKVVRASDLLKMDLLGSSDPYVKLKLSGGRIIPSKKTSVKPKNLNPEWNEEFKLTVNDHMSQVLELHVFDWEKVGLHDKLGMQVIPLMVLKPNEKKELTIGLVKNLDSNDPRNRKPRGSITVELTFVPFVDDTASLNGPIDLYMRKQTVSKKLRSSFVNRAGLLTVTIISAKSVEGKHHNNPFALVVFKGDKRKTKILKKTRDPSWNEEFQFMLDEAPFEDVIHIEVISKRKHKLGFGSSKEALGHVDINLVDVVYNSRINEKYHLINSRNGMIHVDIKWNAT